CTGTCTGGAAAGGACCTCTTCAATATCTTTTTCAGTACAGTCCTTCTCAAAATCAATATTTACAATATGAACATGCATCAGGGTTGTTGGCAGTTTAACTGCAGTTGTAGTGATATTAATATGTGGCATCACAGATTTTACATCGGGCCCATGATGAGATGGTAGTTTTACAGGATTTGGAACAATTGCATTTATCGGGCCTTTTTTAATGTCACCGGGATCTGCAGATCTTCTGAGTAAAGATACCCTGACTTTTTTTACTCCAAATTCCTTATCAAGAGGAGATATAACCCTGCACAGACCGGTTGTATTACATGAAACAACCCTCACAAAGTCCCTGCCAAGTGCTTCGCTATAATTTGATACTGCATTAAAGGAAAATCCTGCAAGTTCATGATCTTCTCCACCCTGCCAGATAGCTTTTACACCATGTTTTTCATAAAGTGATTTGTTTTCTGCCCCTACTCCGCCTGGAGTGCAATCAACCACAACATCTGCCACATCAATCATATCCTCAACAGTACCCATTACAGATAAATCTGCCTTCTTCATTGAATCCATACGATCTGATGGAGCATAGATATCATATCCTTTATCCCTTGCAATAAAAGCCTCAAAATTTGGCCTGGTCTTGGAAACCCCCACTATCTCCATATCATCCTGAAGAGCTACAGCATCTGCAACTCTCTTACCAATTGTACCATATCCATTTATCGCAACTTTAACTTTTGACATTTATTTACCTCCAATTATTTAAAAAATTTAATGCGCTAATGATCTTTTTTTTGTTATTCACCAATGTAGTAATCTAAAATTATATATTCATTCATTCTTATATATTAACCAATAAAAAAATCATCGATCATTGTACCAACCCCACTATTTGATGTAAATTCTTATTCATTTTTTAATAATTATAGTTTCCCCTGTAGAAAAATTTATTTCTTTTATGTGTCCAGTCACATTTTTCTTATCACCAAATATACCAGTTAGTTCGATAGAATCATCATCAACAGCAATTCGCGTAACCGATTCCATGAACATTTCTTTCTTTCCATCAGTGATAACCATAACATTTAGTTCACACATATTCTAACCTCATAATATTCTATAGATCTACATTCAATTATTTAATCAGTTTTGCAATTGAGAGATCAGTATCAACATTCAGATCTTCAGCAACACTCTTACACTTTGTTCTAAGCAGATAAGCAACAGGTTTTACATCAGACTCTGAAATAGTTTCATAGTTGGCCATCCCCTTACTGATAACCAAAGATGCCCGATCAAATGATCTCAACAATTCTGGAGGTGCTTCATCAAAACATACGCCTACAGCATTTGATCCAGTAGTCAGAATCTTATCAACCTTTTTATCGATTTTAAATTCATTTACATCAGTCATTGTAACGTCAGTTAGCATTGGACCGCCCCGGACAACCAGTGTTATATTGCCTCCTATTTTTTTTATTGTATCAAAAACTATCATATCAAATAAAATCTCCCCACAATTATCAACAACATAAACAACATCATCCAGCATTTCAATCATATGGGAAGTATCATCTATATCCAGTCCCTTTTCAAAAAGCTGAGAAAATGTACTGTCAAATGTATCAGCAGCTACATCAAAGCCCATGACTCCAAAATCAAAAGTATTCCCTATTACCGATGACAGTACAGCTCTTCTGAATAGCTCTTCATTATCAGGATTTCCTCTGTATATATAAGAATTGGCAATTTCCATTACCGACATAGCAGTTCTGTTACTCAACTCCTTAAGTTTACGGTATGGATCTGTATCTTCAAGAACTTCATATGCCTTCCTGTGGACTGCAGTCGATACATATCCTGCAGGAACCCCTGGTGCATAAGTACTATTAAGGACTTTAAGGCTCTCTTTTACAGTTCTGTGTATCAGTTCTTTATCATCTGTGGAGAGTTCTGCTTCATACTGTACTCTGGATAAAAGACATGCAGGACAACGCGAATCAATTTTCATATTTACTACCTTTCCAGAAATTTTTTGTTCAAGCATCATGAGTTATGAGAACGTGACACTATTTAGATAGAAGATATATGTATAGTTAATCTATCCTGGAAGATTCAACTTTTTTGAAACACTCTATTTTTAGATCATTTAAAGTCAGAGATCGCATAAAGTGCACTTCCTTAAAAAATATAAATTTTATCAGTTTAAAAAAATATTTTAATTTAGTAAATTTTTTATTTAGTTGATCTGATTAAAAGAGTATGAAATTTCAAATACCGCATTCATTCAGATTGATCTACCTTGCCGTATTGATAATAATTTTTGCATTTGCTATATTTACTCCTTTTTGTGCTGCTACAACAGAAATTTTGGTCAATCCTGTAAATAATCCATCTGGTGCTGTAATACTGGTAATTGATGGACTGGGATCAAAGTACATTTATCCTGAATTTGTACCATATACGCTTGAAGGAGAGCCTATTGATAAACCACATATCAAGAACCTATCAGAAATTTATCAAAGATCTGTCCGGGTAATAAATGTCAATGCACCAGAAACTTTCACCGAGGCAGGACACTCTGTAATTGTAACAGGAAACTCTGGAGCAGATGGAGAAATGGTCAGTTATGACGGTTCAACTATCTATGATGTACTCAGTGACCGGAACTACCTCAACCTGGCTATTCTTCAGAAAGGAAGTTTCAAGCAGATGAGAGATCAACAAGATATTCTAGCATATGATAGAAGAAACTCCATTAATAATCCTCAAATGAACATTGGAATAGGTGATATTGATACAGGTTCTGGAATAGGTTCGGATATTTTTGACATCCTTACAATACATAGTATTGAGGCTCCTGCTTATATTGCCCAATTCCCACAGGGATCTGTTCAAAGATATGATGCCTATAACCGGTGGGCAATAGAAGCAGCCATTGATATTATCGAATATATGGATACAAATGCTCCCACGCAGAAATATATGCTGACAATTAATGTGGGTGCGGTAGATTCTGCAGGACACTATCTAAGAGATGGAGGGTACATCCAAACAATAGAGGGAATTGACAGGACTATAAACTCAATATACGATATCTGTCATGAAAACAATCTGCTTTTTGTAATCACATCCGACCATGGAATGGCTTTCGAGTTCAGGGATTCACGTGGAGGTCATAGTTCATCCATCTATTCCAGTGCTCCCGAATCACAGATGGTTCCTCTCATCGTCAGTTTACCAGGTCTTGAGCCAAAGGTAATTAAAGGTGAGTACGGACAGCAGGATATTGGGCCCACGGTGCTGAGTCTGTTAAACATTCCACAGGAACTTCGTTTTGCAGATGGGGAAATTATTCACCTGAAGGATCATGCCAATCTTAGAATAACTGCCCCGGAAAAGACAATAATAGAACTTTATAAGAATGACAGCATTATTGCAATTGGTGAAAATGACAGTGATTTTCATTTTATCGGACTAAAACCCGGATATAACTATACAATATATATGAAAAATCCTGATAATAGAGATATCAAGATTGCTGAAAAGACACTTTTTTTAGAGGGCGATAATGCCCTTATGATAGGAAATGCTATAGAAGGTGGTTCACAGCAGGAGTCAATGAAATATTTTCAGAGTCAAAGATATATAGCAGGAAATATCCTAATAATTCTCATTAACATAGCAGGTATTTTAAAAATAATAAAAATTTACAGAGATGAGGAAGAATGATTATCCCGGTTGCTAATTGAGATGCATACAGAGCTATACCCAAAAATTTATACCATAGTACTATTTTTCATTAATTCTGCAACTTCAGCATAAATTTAATTCCCGGACAAGCATGAATTATTCATATTCATACTGTAAGGACGTAATTAGATCATAATTAAAACATAATCTACTGAAGTTCAAATTAAAAAAATCAACCATTTTAAGTTATCTGGATGTCATTGAATCATAAAATATAGTTAAAGTGGAGAGAATATGAAAGTCACAGATTTTATTGATATGAATTACAGGCATTTCAATGCTGCCCAATTAAAAGATGCAGCCGCATCATATAAAGAACATTTGGACAATAATGGTCAGATGCTTTTAACCATGGCTGGTGCAATGAGTACTGCTGAGTTGGGCATATCACTTTCACAAATGATAAGGCAGAAAAAAGTCCATGCAATTTGCTGCACCGGTGCAAATTTGGAAGAAGATCTGTTCCATCTTGTTGCAGCAAGCAAATACATACGTATCCCGGATCACCGGAATCTTAGAAAGGAAGATGACTATAAATTGATGAAGCTTCACCTGAACAGAGTCACAGATTCATGTATACCAGAAAATGAAGCCATGAGAAGGATTGAATCCGCATTATTGGACCATTGGCAGCAGGTAGAACAGATGGGAATGCGAGAATTCCCTCATGAATCATTGTACAGCCTCATAAGAAGTGGGATACTTGAAGAGTATTATGAAAAAAATCCTTCTGAAAGCTGGCTGGTAGCTGCATGCGAGAACAACATTCCTATTTTTGTTCCAGGGTGGGAAGATAGCACACTTGGAAATATGTTTGCGAGCAGGTGCATAAAGGAGCATTTTGACAGTCCACTTATTGTCAGGGGTGGGATTGAATATATGATCGATCTTGTAGAATGGTATAAAAAAACAAGTCAGGCCCATAAAGTAGGCTTTTTCCAGATAGGAGGAGGCATTGCAGGAGATTTTCCAATATGTGCAGTGCCCCTGATCAATCAAGATCTGTCATTGCTAGAAGGTGAAGAGGCAAATATAAAAACTGATATGTATGATCATCCGGATCTGAAAAGATTCCATGCACCATTGTGGAGCTATTTCTGTCAAATAAGTGACAGCACAACCTCTTATGGAAGCTACAGTGGTGCGCCACCATCTGAAAAAATATCATGGGGCAAACTGGCGGTTGATACACCTGCATTCATGATCGAAAGTGATGCGACAATTGTAGCCCCGTTAATATTCGCTTATGTCATGGAGTGGTAAAAAAATATTTTTATCGAAATAATTACCCGGCAATCAACTGCGGAAATATAGATCAATTACTTCTGATACATCATCTAGCGTTATATTTCCGCTGTAATAATCATTGATCGCCATAATTACTTCATTTCGGTCTATTATTCCATTTGAATTGATATCATATTTCATGGGATCAAATATTTTTTCTTTTTCCGGAACTATAGTCCACTTCCATTTTTTTGAATCAATCCCGTTTTCGTTCCTGACAGTTACCTCTACAGTATAGACACCTTCTAGCAAATTATTCTCTTCATAGATAGAATTCTTCACATTGTATTCCTGTTTTTTTATGTTACCATTGACTGTCCACGTAACATCGCACTTTTCATCTGTAGCTATGCTGAATATCTTAGAGACTCCCTGTATGGAATCGATCTCTTTATCTGGGCTGAAACTTTCAATTGAAATTTTCGAGTTATTCTGAATCGAACTATTCCATCCAAAGTTCTGAGTATACATTGCAGTATTTTTATACAGTTTTCCATTATGTAAAAAATCGCCAACCCATATGCCAATTCCAACTTCATTGAAGTCAGGATTCAAAATATTCTTTCTGTGACCACTTGACGCCATAAGGCTTTGGTGGGCTTTATCCACATTAGGAGGCATTCTCATGGCAATATTCTCTGCACATTTGTTTGTAGAATAGCCAGCGTTTTGTAATCTTTTCCAAAAACTGTCCCCATTAAAAGAACTGTGGCTGAAATAGTTCTTTTCGATCATCTCTTTGCTGTGTTCAGTGGCAACCTCATTGAGAAGAGGATTGAAGACAAGTGGATCCAGACCGTTTTCTGCACGTTCGCTGTTTATGAGATCCAACATCTGCTGCTGTTCGAAACTATAGAGGTTCTCCTGGGAGACTGCTGGAGTCAACATAAATACAGCTAAAACAAGTATCAATAATCCTTTTAGCATGTTCATTTAATTCACCTTTGAATATCCAGATACTGATCACTTTTTAATTATGAGTGGAAATAACAGTGACAGGATACCAGATAGAACTTAAAAACTATGTTCATGTATATATGAGATATGTATATGTTACTGGATTTTATGGACACAATAGTTAGGCTTTAAATACTAAAATGTTTTTTATGGAAAGTCCTTTAGCATCATAATTGAGACATATAAGGTAAATTATAATTGTAGAAAATATACATTAAACATATGTTAGAATGATGAAAAAAGAGCGAGATATTGAAGGCATTAAATGAAATTGAAGATCTGTTTAGAAAAACCTATAACAAATTTTATGCTCCTCTGAAACATTGTCCTGGACTATTGTACCCAGAATAGAAAATTAGTTTTTATTAAAGATTGGAATTCAAGCCAGCAGACCTGAAATATAGAGAGCTGCAATTACAAGAATACCTATGATGTAACCATATATTGCAATCGAGTCGGTTGAATCTGTTTCGAAATCTGCTTTTTCCTGCATTTTCTATACACCTATCACCATTTCATTTCTGATAGCCTATCAACGAGGCCTAGATTTAACACAATTATGGACTATAATTATAATGATAAATCATTTGATATATAAATATATTGATTTATCATGAAGAAATGTATTTAACTTTCTTTACCTTCTGTATTCAATAAAAAACTGGTTAAAATTTGAAGAAATAGGCCTGACATTCATTCTTACATACAGGATGTATAGTCATTTCTCCTTTTAACAAAAAGCAGCCATTTCACCTTTGTATTATTTTACTAATTTCCTTTCATGATCATGGAAAGCAAACATTACATGCATATTGGAAAAATGATCCCGCCTTTATCCAATTCAATGTTTTTCACAAAAGTGGTAATCAATATTTTATAAATTTCCTGGAAAAAATAAGATAGGATGAAGGGGACTTTGAGTCCAAAATCAAAATCTGTAAATAAAGCCCATCATCCAATGATGTACGTGACCTGAACTGACATTGAAACCCTGCTTTCTCCGGGTTCAATTGGTGTCGGTTCTGGTGCTGCGTCCCTTGCTACAGCTTCTTCATAAAAGATCCTTGGTTGAGTACCTTCGGATATAGATGATGTCTTCACACCAATTATCTCAACACCCAGATTTTCAGCAAGAATTTCAGCCTTTGATGATGCATCCGCCACAGCTTCGCTGATCAGATCTTCACGCAGTTCTTTCTGCTTTTCATCAGATACAGTAAAAGAAATACCTCCAATCTGATTTGCTCCTGCAGCTGCAGACCTGTCAATCATCTCTCCCAGACTGTCAAGCATTGTAGTGGTTATCTGTACATTATTGGAAGCTGCATAGCCTTCAATTGTCGGGGTTCTTCCCTCATAGTTGTATACAGGATACACAGAAACACGTGAGGTCTGGATTTCCCGATCCTGCAAACCAATGTCCCTAAGTTCATCAATTACTGCATTCATTATAGCTGCATTCTCTTGAGTTGCCTCATCTGCAGTAGGGGCCCTGACTTCTACCCCAATACTCAATGTTGCAGTGTCAGGTACAACCATCATTTCTGCATTTCCACTC
Above is a genomic segment from Methanosalsum zhilinae DSM 4017 containing:
- a CDS encoding type II glyceraldehyde-3-phosphate dehydrogenase, whose product is MSKVKVAINGYGTIGKRVADAVALQDDMEIVGVSKTRPNFEAFIARDKGYDIYAPSDRMDSMKKADLSVMGTVEDMIDVADVVVDCTPGGVGAENKSLYEKHGVKAIWQGGEDHELAGFSFNAVSNYSEALGRDFVRVVSCNTTGLCRVISPLDKEFGVKKVRVSLLRRSADPGDIKKGPINAIVPNPVKLPSHHGPDVKSVMPHINITTTAVKLPTTLMHVHIVNIDFEKDCTEKDIEEVLSRQSRVRFVGQGISSTAEIIELSRDMLRPRYDMWENCVWNESISLYEKELYFFQAIHQESNVIPENVDAIRAMMELEKDGEKSIEKTDKAIGLI
- a CDS encoding CooT family nickel-binding protein, whose protein sequence is MCELNVMVITDGKKEMFMESVTRIAVDDDSIELTGIFGDKKNVTGHIKEINFSTGETIIIKK
- a CDS encoding damage-control phosphatase ARMT1 family protein; translated protein: MKIDSRCPACLLSRVQYEAELSTDDKELIHRTVKESLKVLNSTYAPGVPAGYVSTAVHRKAYEVLEDTDPYRKLKELSNRTAMSVMEIANSYIYRGNPDNEELFRRAVLSSVIGNTFDFGVMGFDVAADTFDSTFSQLFEKGLDIDDTSHMIEMLDDVVYVVDNCGEILFDMIVFDTIKKIGGNITLVVRGGPMLTDVTMTDVNEFKIDKKVDKILTTGSNAVGVCFDEAPPELLRSFDRASLVISKGMANYETISESDVKPVAYLLRTKCKSVAEDLNVDTDLSIAKLIK
- a CDS encoding alkaline phosphatase family protein, whose protein sequence is MKFQIPHSFRLIYLAVLIIIFAFAIFTPFCAATTEILVNPVNNPSGAVILVIDGLGSKYIYPEFVPYTLEGEPIDKPHIKNLSEIYQRSVRVINVNAPETFTEAGHSVIVTGNSGADGEMVSYDGSTIYDVLSDRNYLNLAILQKGSFKQMRDQQDILAYDRRNSINNPQMNIGIGDIDTGSGIGSDIFDILTIHSIEAPAYIAQFPQGSVQRYDAYNRWAIEAAIDIIEYMDTNAPTQKYMLTINVGAVDSAGHYLRDGGYIQTIEGIDRTINSIYDICHENNLLFVITSDHGMAFEFRDSRGGHSSSIYSSAPESQMVPLIVSLPGLEPKVIKGEYGQQDIGPTVLSLLNIPQELRFADGEIIHLKDHANLRITAPEKTIIELYKNDSIIAIGENDSDFHFIGLKPGYNYTIYMKNPDNRDIKIAEKTLFLEGDNALMIGNAIEGGSQQESMKYFQSQRYIAGNILIILINIAGILKIIKIYRDEEE
- a CDS encoding deoxyhypusine synthase family protein, with the protein product MKVTDFIDMNYRHFNAAQLKDAAASYKEHLDNNGQMLLTMAGAMSTAELGISLSQMIRQKKVHAICCTGANLEEDLFHLVAASKYIRIPDHRNLRKEDDYKLMKLHLNRVTDSCIPENEAMRRIESALLDHWQQVEQMGMREFPHESLYSLIRSGILEEYYEKNPSESWLVAACENNIPIFVPGWEDSTLGNMFASRCIKEHFDSPLIVRGGIEYMIDLVEWYKKTSQAHKVGFFQIGGGIAGDFPICAVPLINQDLSLLEGEEANIKTDMYDHPDLKRFHAPLWSYFCQISDSTTSYGSYSGAPPSEKISWGKLAVDTPAFMIESDATIVAPLIFAYVMEW
- a CDS encoding CAP domain-containing protein, whose protein sequence is MNMLKGLLILVLAVFMLTPAVSQENLYSFEQQQMLDLINSERAENGLDPLVFNPLLNEVATEHSKEMIEKNYFSHSSFNGDSFWKRLQNAGYSTNKCAENIAMRMPPNVDKAHQSLMASSGHRKNILNPDFNEVGIGIWVGDFLHNGKLYKNTAMYTQNFGWNSSIQNNSKISIESFSPDKEIDSIQGVSKIFSIATDEKCDVTWTVNGNIKKQEYNVKNSIYEENNLLEGVYTVEVTVRNENGIDSKKWKWTIVPEKEKIFDPMKYDINSNGIIDRNEVIMAINDYYSGNITLDDVSEVIDLYFRS
- a CDS encoding SIMPL domain-containing protein, which gives rise to MSQENNKDKLYYVIIALSIVLVLMAATLYAGSIGASDRSSENTMQMSGNAEMMVVPDTATLSIGVEVRAPTADEATQENAAIMNAVIDELRDIGLQDREIQTSRVSVYPVYNYEGRTPTIEGYAASNNVQITTTMLDSLGEMIDRSAAAGANQIGGISFTVSDEKQKELREDLISEAVADASSKAEILAENLGVEIIGVKTSSISEGTQPRIFYEEAVARDAAPEPTPIEPGESRVSMSVQVTYIIG